TGTCAATCGCTGAagatcattgaaaaaatatgcAGAATTTTTTCCTAAAGAACGAGAGATCAACCAACCAAAAACAAATGTGGAATATGTACCTATAACAACTCGGTGGAATAACACTTTGTTGCATGTTTTTTTTCGCGTTTTGATTTCTAAGTACATTGCACTCTGCCATATCGGCATATCCTGTTTTTGACCGGCGATTATAAGAAAAtgcactcaaaaaaaaaacaaattcatgATGAAACACCATCTACGAAATTAATAATCGAATTTCATAAGACTGCTGGTCTACTGCTTGCAGGGTTCACTGAAATCACACGGATTTGTTTGTATTTTAGATACCAGCGAGCGTGATTTCCAAAGTTAACGGGTAATACTTTCGGAAAAATTGATTAATCATTTCCGATGCCTGTTCATCAATTTGTACgtttacattttcattttttaaatagttttgcaatttttttttggaaactctTAATTATTATATAGAGAAAATGAATAGAATATTTGTTTGTAATTTCCTAGAATGCGATCCGAGGATATCGTGAATAAAGTCACGTTCATTGGTCTATTTTTATATGACTTGACTTCCACAGTTTCTGTACAGGGTGGAACATGTCTTCTTACTTTCGGAATATAATTCAGATACAGTTTAATCATGTAACACATCAGTAATATCCCTCATTCAAAAAATAGTTTCCAAAAGATGCGTTGATAATAATCAAGAAAAAATGTTAATTTCAATATTCTCTCTGTTATCATCATAGATAGactaataattcaaaatttatcGGCAACATGAAAACAAACACTAATAAACCATATACCTGAATCATAACAGCTGAATCAGTAATAAATATCCAGTGATCAAATTATTCAGTAGTCTCGTGTACTTTTGAGTAATTCAAAATGTTTACTCTCGAACCTTGACATCATCAAAAAATATCACCTATGCAAAATTTACCACAAATTTGTAGGAGAGCCACGCTTTCGGATAGAATACTTCCAAGTTATTTTCCTCCCCAACAAGCAttaattatttttgatgaaaagAATATCATAAAATAGTAAAGAATAAGTTAATCTGCTTGTAACCCTTCTATTATTTACATAATCATAATATATGAACAACGCATTCAATGTTTACTTACCGATTTAAGACAGCTGAAACACAACCTTAAAAACACCTGAACCACAAATAGTCATCGAATTTTACCAAAGAGGAACTGAAATCAGATGAATTAGTCATAGAAATTGTGAATTTGACGTTAAGTTTATGTCTTCTTGATTGTCAAAATTGTTGGTTATGTTTTTATCAGATTCTGTGATTGAAATATAACCTCAATTTTTTGTGAATGGGTATTCATAAAGTAAATCATCAATAAATTCATTAAGTAATTACGTACGTATGTGTTTTGTGTGAGTATTTGGCCTGTTCGTgtttcaatttcgaatttcctcttCATTTAGCTTGTTCATGGTAAGTACTGCAATGTTCAAATTCTTGGATGTTCCTTCTTTCTGGTTTAATTGGTGTTAGTGAACAATACTTTGCATGCTTCATTATACACAAACTGATCTTGATTCATTATGGATATATGCTTCCTCTgtaattttggaaataaaattgtTGTTGAGCATTCCAAAGAAAATTATTGTCAGTATCTCCTGTTTATTTCAGATAACGCAGGCTCAAAATGGTTAAAAgtttccatagcaaaaatgatGTATCCTCTAGTGGATATGAAGATAATGGAAGTGATACAGATGAACACCCGAAACAACACTCTAATCAGGTAAAGCAGATAATGATTTGGTATTTCACATTCACATATCTGAATGTGCTGACGTGAAAGCTGAACACATGGAagtttatcaatgaaaatgaaaatcatgtagCTTAAAATTTTCTAAGCTGTTTTCTGTTTCAGGCCAAAAACATCTCTGAAATTATTTCTGCTAACACAAAATATAAAAGATTACAAAAGCAAAACAAAACTATTGAAACTCAAGTAGAAAGTGATGATGAAGTATTTTTATTAAAAGTACCAAAATGGATAAATCCAACAGATTTAATAAACTCCAAATTTTCTACATGTAAGAAATCGAAGGTGAAAACAACTTCAGAAACTTATCATATGAAACCACTTCATGTAGCAGAACCTAAATTGTTCATAAATTcagttttcctgaaaaaaattaacccTGTATCAATTCTGCAATTAGAAAAATATGTAGAGGACAAAAGCAAGGATGATGATATTACCGAAGAAAGGAAGCATATACCTCTTCCAAAAGATTTGACTGCTAGACATCCAATATTTGGCTCAAAATATGAAGCAAAAATACAGTTACAAgaagaaattcaacaaaaaCTGCAACAAGCACTCCAAagatttgaaaaaacaaaaaaagtaccAAAACAGAAGAAAAAAGTAATAGATCAGGATGAGTTCGATGATAAAAGTTTATTAATTTCACAGATGTTAGAGGAAAAACTGAAgagcaaaaaactgaagaaaacagaaaataCTTTGATGTTCGATTCATCTCAGACTTGTGACACATTAGGTTCGGATGttgttgaacagaaaaaaaaacctaaGAAGCAAAAGAACCAAGtcaaaatagaaaataatattgaagTTCAAGACATaaagaatgaaataataatCCATAATGATCATCTGTtggaattaaatgaatcaaagCTAATTCAATCTGATGATAAAGAAGTGGAAATTCATTCaactaaagagaaaaaaaagaaaaagaagcatAAAGACTCGAGCACTCTAGAAACCGAATATACAGATGGATTTACTAGAATGCCAGATGACCAAGAACATTTCCCTCTTGATCGCTCAATGAATgaagatgaaaaaaatgttaCCCCAAAAATAAAGGTAGAATTGCTTTCAGACGCAGACCTAAATGAAtctagttttcgaaaaaaaaataaacaaaaaaataagccAGAAGAAATAGGAAATTTCAGTCATATAAAGcaggaatttcaagaaaattctgAGTATACTCAATCATCTCCTGAAAAAaagcgaaaaaaaaagaaagacaaTTTTTCTGTTGAAATTAAGAAAGAGATGGTGTCAGAGTCAGAAAATCCGGAGCCTAGCtttaatgagaaaaaaaataaaaaaagacgTAGAGATTCTGATATTACATTCATGACACCTGAAATAGTCAAGCAAGAATTTGATGATTCATTTATGCCCCCAACAAAGAAGAGAAAGCCGTCAATTTTAAGTAGTACGGTGATAAAAGAGGCATCTCCGGAGTTCAAACCTGATGTAAGTGCCATAGTAATGGAAGAAAAAGCTGCCAAGAAGAAGAATAAACGAAAGAGTACTGATAACCAATCCAACATAATACAAGATTTGTTGTCCAATGTAAGGAGTAGTTTGGAAAATGTGAAAGTCAAGAGTccaaagaaaaaattgttataaAAACAATCATAGCCTACTTGGGATAACACTGAAAATGGAgagtttttttaattgattaatGACTGTCAGGAAACATTTTTCTCTACGGTCGTGAGGAAAAGACTAGTTATCAAGAATAGTTATTCCTCAGTAGGATGGGCAACTACCCCAACAACCGCCAACTTCCCCTTAGAAGCTGATTTGTTGAAAATTAGTCATCAAGCACGATAATCGCGACGCTCTTGTATATAAACTagcagaaatattttttgacaAAGTATTTTTGAGCAACTTTGATCAACATttatatattgatatatttatttttaggtAAAATACATAATCATTTTCTTCATATTGTACAATTTTCAAATCTTGTAATGTCTATTGATTTTATCGAATAATTTAACAATAAATCTTGATTTGGTTTTTGTAACTGTCCAAAGATTCTCCCGCAAGATAAATTAcacgcaagttgaccttcgaaaaattcccaaaaagttgggttcagttaaaacttcctcaagaccgaacggttgtgccgaaatggttgaaattctcagatttatcactaggaGAGTTGCtcattcagaatatgtatcacgtttagatctacgataattatccGGAGATaattactcgcaagttgaccgaaaaattcccaaaaagttgagttcaattaaaacttcctcaagaccgaacggttgtgccgaaatggagcaaaataaatatttgacccagagacaggttgtctctgATTTGACCCGTCCGATTTTCTCAACATCAGCGGTTGGATATTTAGAAAAAGTCAAATTCGATAAcctcaaattcaaattttatattTCCCCAGTTTTAAATTAGATATGTTGATTTGTTTAACAGGATTACCAGGTAATTTTCACCAAAAGATGTTCGAATGTATGTGTAAATCTCTTTTAATTCCTGTACAGGAAGTGGTAAAACGACATTAATAAAAAAACTTGTGGAATATTTGAAACAAAACGATGTCGGAGTTGAAGGATttttcactgaagaaatcagagATCCACAGGGTTATCGAGTAGGATTTGATATTGTCACACTAAAAGATGAAAGAGCAGTTTTCGCTAGGAAAAGGTCATTTCATGTAATATTCTCATAGATAGTTCTAAGACACTGACAATCATCAGTAAAGTTATAACTTTCTCATCCCAAGagttcaaaatttaaattcttATTTGCAGAGGTATTCAGTCGTCTTATAAAGTGGGTACTTATTTTGTAGATATTGCACAATTTGAGAAACTTGTGCTTCCGTTGCTATATAATGTAAGTAAAGgacaaatatttttcttatttataaGAAGAAAATTCTAGCCTGGAAAAATCATGATTATTGATGAAATAGGGAAAATGGAACTTTTTAGTGAGCATTTCAAAAACTGCATCACAAATTTAGTACAAAACTCTGACATAACAATAGTTGCCACTGTTCCATTGAAGGGTAATGATCGGTTCATTAAAGATTTCAAGGAAAAGGCAATGAAAATAGTTAATGTAGGTACGATGGGTTCATTTGGAGTTGCATTCTTAATAAAATCAATCATGTGTTtgattgaacaaaaattttaggTTGAAAGAAACAATAGAAATAATCTTCTGGAGGGAATCATCACATTTCTAGACATGAAATGAATGTTATATTGAATTGGAAATAAGTCTTTTTACTAAGAGGAATTGAATagattcaatatttttcaatacatttatTGTCATATGTAGCAAAAATACCTATTTCTTGTATCTCGCTCAAAAATAAAAGTTTattctgaaattattttctgttcAGAAATTATTCCCAAATTAATTTACTATTCAGAGCAATTAATCCGCCATATCTGTTCGTTGCCTCATCAACTGAAACATTTTAATCTCCTATCGAAGATGCCATGAAACTCTTTTATACTGAATTATTTCACTTAAGATTATTTTTGAAGTATTGTAAAATTTGATGGATAGATTCTCTATTTGTACTATCTGTGGTAAATAATTCTAGTATAATTGAGTCATTAAGCTTTTTCAGACATAAAAAGAACTTAACCAGGATTTTATTATTGTTTACAGTGTCGCTTCCTTTAAACTTCTTGGTGTTGTAATATTCATCATCGTCTTCAAGCTCTCTTTTCGGAGTTGTAGAAGCAATATCCAGACCTGCAAATTTATCAAAGGCACATTCTACTTCGGAATTAGTTTCTTCTGAATTGCTTGTTTTAACAGTTTCATCAGAACTATTGAATTTATCGTCAATCGAGTTCTGTTCAGCCAGAATATCTGATTCTGTTGTGGAACATTTCATTTTTTGTCTCCTTTTCCTTCTTTGATTAGACCAGGTATTTGAATAAGCTATGATATCATACATAATGAATCCTTtggtttttttatattcattactAAGAAATTCAAGTTCtttaaaaaaacttctgagtttTTCATCTACATGCTCTAAAGTTTCATTACCACTTGATGATTTGGGTATGATGTAACTTAATGGTGGTTTAGATTTCATTTTAACATTACTCAGGGTGGGTGGAATTGTCCTTAGATCAATATCACAGTATGTCCAAGCTAGGCCCCATCTTGTAGTGTGTCCTTGACAGAATTCTGTTTGCTTGAAGCTACCAACTTCAATTTCCCGTAGAAGTGCCTTCAATGGAACCAGGCTAGATTTGTGACCTACCATTGTGCTGAAAATCTTAATTTTGAATCTTAGTTGTTCGCTCTCCTTTATTAGCTTCGATATAAATTCAACTTCCCCTCCATTTACTACAACTTCATTAGTGGAGGCACAGAAAGCATTTTTAGGATGAGGCCTTGTAGTTTTTCTTGATTTGAAGAAGGGATGAAGTTCTTCTGTTGATGAGAAGAATGGAGGATTACACATGCAGAAATCAAAATTCCTATTTTGTGAAGTAATCAAATCTACGAGCAGAGTATCTCCTGTGGTTTCATGAATTTGTATGAGTTCGTTGAGCatattttggtcaacatttctTTTTGCATAAATAATACTTTCTTTGTCAATTTCCGTGCCTATCATTttccatttgaatttttttgcagCGATGAGGGGATAAACGCACGATGCACCTGTCCCAATATCTATTCCGTATATTTCATCAGTACCCTGTTGTTGAATATTCAACAGATCTTCCAACCATAATAAGTAATTCAATCTGAGAGGAATTGTCGGTATGAGCTTGTTAACTGGTATATCGACTTCTAAGTCGAAATCTTTCTTCAGTAAAGTACGGGACAAAGCTCTCAAAGCATTTGTATCTTTAAAATCAAGTATAACTTTACCAGTGAGTTCTTGCCTCACATGTTGCCTGAATTCTGGATAATCAATGGCCAATTGCTTGAAATTTGGAGGATTCTTATAAATATTCCTTGGATGCATATACTTATTCATAGACATTTTTTTATCAACGAATTTTCGAATCGTAAAGTTTCGTTACTTTTTAAATTTGTACTtttcttttataggttaagctatAAACTTGAATTCATCTTCTTTCTTTACCTCTTTGAATAAACCCATAAGAGCAGATGTATGGTATAtaattataaaagaaaaaaattatatataataCCTATCAGGATCAGGTTTACCCACAATAAATATTCATTTGGATATTCGAGTttaaaatacagaaactgttaatgaaattttttgttttatctgTCAATTGATTAACCTAAAAACAGAGCCTAAAAAGTGTTTTAcaaaaatatcctttttttaATTAAATGAATCGGCCTTCATTATTGCAAAATGGCAAATTTCTTTACTAGGGTCTTAAAGACTTCGTTTCAAAAGAAAATAGGTAAAATTATGACAAAAACCCAATgcttatatataaatataaatgatTTTGTAGGCccctcattcaatttttttcgtctACTAACATGTGAATCTGGATCAGTATCTGCAATCCCTCCTATAATTAAATTCACACCAcaattatcaaaaatcgaaaataattggATATATCAGAGAAACGAAGATATAAGGACGCCTTTCAATTATGGACATAAAATAGAAATACCAAGAAATTTTATTCTACCCCTAGTTGAAGATCCTTCAGAAAATAAGTTAGTTATTGAacctccatcggagaaaaatgaCAATTCAATAGAAGCAGCCAGGTTAATTGTGATAAGACGTCAAaagatgaaaaaccataaattgaagaagttgagaaaaaaactcaaatttgTGAGAGCAAAGGTAAGGATGACAGAggtggaataatttcaattttgaatgaaatatgagtatatatttcaaatggcaaattTACGAAGATACTAAATATTATTTTGTAGATTCGTCAAAAAAGAGAACTAAAAAGGGAGAAAGAATTCCAAGAAACTCTTATACAGCAATGTAAAACAGCTGAAGCTTTTTCAGCCGAAGAATATGTAGAAAGTAGAATTAAGAAGTACCAAGAAGCCTTAAGCTATGTACCAAAAGAAACAAGTTCTTAtgcaaattgaaaataaatgtaATGCATatgtataataaaataaaaaccgataattcaaatatttattaaaaaaattatcttgTAACAGACGTGAATAACCTAATAAGATTCGGATGATCTTTCAAGATATTTACAAATGATTTAATGCGGTTCGATGTGAATTGTCTGTCACTCTCATTAAAAAATTGCATGTTTGAATCACCCATAATCACCTTGGGAGTCTTGATTATTCCATGCTTTTCCTCTTGTTCCCTCTGCACCTTGGTGTGTATTGTAGATTTAGgtttatctgaaaaatatttcaatattgccCATAATCAATCAGTTTTTGGGGTAGCTGAACATTTTATACTATTTACTTCATGAGTTCATGACCTTCAATACTTGTCTCACAATTACTATTAAGTGGAGTCTTCAACTTTGATGAAAGACCACAATTATCTTATGGATGGAACCCAGAGTGCGGACATAGTATTATTTCGGATTATAACCTACCCTTATTACTGCTGATTTTCTTTGACCTATACGATTTAGTCTTCGTTTTCTTGGATTTGACAGgaagcttcttgaatttttgcACCTCTTCCTTGGATTCTAAATCGTCGTCCTCCTCTCTCTCGTAAATGATAGATCTGCCAGTGAAAGCAATCGATATTCTTCTGGGAGGTTCAATTATATGTTCAATTTCCACATCATCTTCCTTAGGATGTCGACCTTCTGTAATCTTTGTTATCGCTTCTTCTGAACTAGTCTTATAATTCAAGATGTTGCAGTCTGATAAGGCACATTTTATGTCCTGACGTAACTGTTTAGATGGCAAGACCGAATCTCTTTTCTTCAGCACTTCCACCGAATCTGTAGTCATCGTAAGTCTGGAATGAAAAGAATCGCAGATTTACGAGTATGATGTGAATGTGAAACTCGCCAagttgtagaaaaaaaaatctgctGTATGCATAAGCACTGGTGGATGCTATATACTATTGGTCAATCATTTGGATATATACTCACTTAGAGGTATTTCTCTGCGGTTCATGCTCCTCTTTCAATGGTCTTACGTCACTTATAGATCCAATAACTTGATGCACTTTGGTTTTGATAACGGAATCTCTTGTTTCAATATATAATCTTGATTCGGTGTCAATTGGTGGAATTTCTTTTTCTTCAGACAGATTATCTGGGAAATATTGGGTTGAATGATGAGAGTGAATAATTTCATACATAGGGTtgaatttagaataatgaacTGGTACTTGGGACAATGCAATGGAGGAATTTCCTCACCCACTGTGTACATTTCTTCCTCTCGCAGTTTTACTTTTTCGATATCTTCACTTTTCAAGGACGATTTTCTTCTGATGATGCTTTCTTTGAGAACTTCCACGGAATTCTTGGCGCTTATTAGAGTTTTCCTATTTTCTTCCGAGCCGATGTGACTAAAATCTATGGTTTGAATTATGTCTTCCGGTTCGACTGGTTTAAGGGACGCCCTCCTGAGTTTCTTGTCTTTTTCCATTGACATCATCGAAGGTTTATCTTTTTCCTTCATCGAGAAGTGGACGCTTGACTGGTAGGAAACAATGGATTTCCTTTTTTCTATATACCTGTTATGAAATAGAGATGAAGGTTCTTTTTGGAAACGTATTTCACTAGTATCAATCTAGCatcgataaaaaaaattttttcttatagCAAGATAAGAGACTTCTTCACTCACTTTCCATTGTTATCTTTCTTCTCGTTAAACATACACGACTGACAAGGCTGCTCCAAATGATCCATAACGTTCTGTACATGTTTGGTCCACAACATGTTATTCTCCTTGATCGTTATCCCTTGCGAAATCATGTTCCTGAAATCTTCCCTGACGAAAAGTTGATCGTTGTAGTAGAAACCAGGGAGGAACTGGCCCATCGATAATTCGCTTTCGCTTATTTCCGGCTGTTTTAGGCAGTCGTGACCGTCTTTGACTTTCAAAGATGAACCAGTGGAATCCGATATGGCTGGTGTTTTGTCCCACAAGTAGTTACGATCGTGGTCATCGTCTCTGTCTTTGGGTACTTCAACCTGCAATTGAAAGGCGTTAGTGCCTAATATGCCTCGCCTCTTTCAGGAGATCCACCGGATGTTTATGTGTTTACCCTATATGACAGAGTAAAAGTATACCTTCGATAAAGCATCCGTGAGTTCAAACACCATAAGTTTCTCGGCGGATAAAAGGTACTCGGCTTGCTTTGGAACGGATTTTAGAGCAAAGTTGATGAACTTCTGGAACTCTTTGATAATTTCCAGTAGTGCCTCCTCCCTCAATTCCACCTCTTTCTTGTGCTTGTCTCTCTCGGCTTTGATCCTAGCTATCTCCTCATCTTTATCGCGAATGATTCCGCTCAGTTCGTGGATTTCTTGCGTAAACTGCTTCTCAGTGGTTACCTTCTCGAAGCTGCATTTCTTTCTTTCCATGCATATCAGATACATCATGTTCGCCAAATTTTTACATTCCAGATCGTGTTGAAGGGCCTTCAGTTTCTCCCTGCACTTTGTTTGCTCCTTCTGTATTTCGAAACGGGCGTGGATGTCCGCTTTTCTGTAATTCAATCAAATTTAAACTAAAAAACATGAAGTTAATGTTTTATTTCTATCGGTTTGGAGCTTTTTGGTTAAAAGTGTATCTGTATGTTCTTGATGTATGTATTTCATCACTATTCACTTTTATATCTCTAAAAATTGTATCTTACTGAAGTTGCGCTTGGAAAGCTTTTTTCATGGCCGCCTCCAATTCCTCCAAGTTGGCAGAAGATTTCACAATCATTACTTCGCTAGTTTTCGAGATTTCTTCCTCCATTTTAGCCAGATAATGCTGCTCGAGTTCCCTGGCCTGTTCTTTCAGTTCATCCTGGAGGTGTAAGTAATGCCTCATCTCCATTCCTTTTATCTCTTCTTTACAGAGACCCTCCATTTCGTTTATTAGCTCTAGTCTCTGTCTTCTGAACACTTCCAACATCCTAGCTTGCACTTCGGCAATGGCTTCCTTTTTGGAAGTTTCGCAAAGCAATCTCAGTGTTCTATCTTGTTCCTCCATTTCTTTGCTT
Above is a window of Coccinella septempunctata chromosome 5, icCocSept1.1, whole genome shotgun sequence DNA encoding:
- the LOC123313862 gene encoding uncharacterized protein LOC123313862; translated protein: MVKSFHSKNDVSSSGYEDNGSDTDEHPKQHSNQAKNISEIISANTKYKRLQKQNKTIETQVESDDEVFLLKVPKWINPTDLINSKFSTCKKSKVKTTSETYHMKPLHVAEPKLFINSVFLKKINPVSILQLEKYVEDKSKDDDITEERKHIPLPKDLTARHPIFGSKYEAKIQLQEEIQQKLQQALQRFEKTKKVPKQKKKVIDQDEFDDKSLLISQMLEEKLKSKKLKKTENTLMFDSSQTCDTLGSDVVEQKKKPKKQKNQVKIENNIEVQDIKNEIIIHNDHLLELNESKLIQSDDKEVEIHSTKEKKKKKKHKDSSTLETEYTDGFTRMPDDQEHFPLDRSMNEDEKNVTPKIKVELLSDADLNESSFRKKNKQKNKPEEIGNFSHIKQEFQENSEYTQSSPEKKRKKKKDNFSVEIKKEMVSESENPEPSFNEKKNKKRRRDSDITFMTPEIVKQEFDDSFMPPTKKRKPSILSSTVIKEASPEFKPDVSAIVMEEKAAKKKNKRKSTDNQSNIIQDLLSNVRSSLENVKVKSPKKKLL
- the LOC123313866 gene encoding cancer-related nucleoside-triphosphatase homolog isoform X1, with protein sequence MLICLTGLPGSGKTTLIKKLVEYLKQNDVGVEGFFTEEIRDPQGYRVGFDIVTLKDERAVFARKRGIQSSYKVGTYFVDIAQFEKLVLPLLYNPGKIMIIDEIGKMELFSEHFKNCITNLVQNSDITIVATVPLKGNDRFIKDFKEKAMKIVNVERNNRNNLLEGIITFLDMK
- the LOC123313866 gene encoding nucleoside-triphosphatase THEP1 isoform X2, coding for MLICLTGLPGSGKTTLIKKLVEYLKQNDVGVEGFFTEEIRDPQGYRVGFDIVTLKDERAVFARKRGIQSSYKVGTYFVDIAQFEKLVLPLLYNPGKIMIIDEIGKMELFSEHFKNCITNLVQNSDITIVATVPLKGNDRFIKDFKEKAMKIVNVG
- the LOC123313863 gene encoding U6 small nuclear RNA (adenine-(43)-N(6))-methyltransferase, which gives rise to MSMNKYMHPRNIYKNPPNFKQLAIDYPEFRQHVRQELTGKVILDFKDTNALRALSRTLLKKDFDLEVDIPVNKLIPTIPLRLNYLLWLEDLLNIQQQGTDEIYGIDIGTGASCVYPLIAAKKFKWKMIGTEIDKESIIYAKRNVDQNMLNELIQIHETTGDTLLVDLITSQNRNFDFCMCNPPFFSSTEELHPFFKSRKTTRPHPKNAFCASTNEVVVNGGEVEFISKLIKESEQLRFKIKIFSTMVGHKSSLVPLKALLREIEVGSFKQTEFCQGHTTRWGLAWTYCDIDLRTIPPTLSNVKMKSKPPLSYIIPKSSSGNETLEHVDEKLRSFFKELEFLSNEYKKTKGFIMYDIIAYSNTWSNQRRKRRQKMKCSTTESDILAEQNSIDDKFNSSDETVKTSNSEETNSEVECAFDKFAGLDIASTTPKRELEDDDEYYNTKKFKGSDTVNNNKILVKFFLCLKKLNDSIILELFTTDSTNRESIHQILQYFKNNLK
- the LOC123313865 gene encoding uncharacterized protein LOC123313865; this translates as MANFFTRVLKTSFQKKIGPSFNFFRLLTCESGSVSAIPPIIKFTPQLSKIENNWIYQRNEDIRTPFNYGHKIEIPRNFILPLVEDPSENKLVIEPPSEKNDNSIEAARLIVIRRQKMKNHKLKKLRKKLKFVRAKIRQKRELKREKEFQETLIQQCKTAEAFSAEEYVESRIKKYQEALSYVPKETSSYAN
- the LOC123313861 gene encoding uncharacterized protein LOC123313861, yielding MTDLGMTRSNYILKRLLLLQTMEAPTISDAKKNFGEDLAQKIFCNCDPNFLEDFGLEPPLKGPMGGDLWTSPSDLLIGKVCLKPPLTSKHIRALTHQGIMDIGLKIEKLFWNQVEIEKSKEMEEQDRTLRLLCETSKKEAIAEVQARMLEVFRRQRLELINEMEGLCKEEIKGMEMRHYLHLQDELKEQARELEQHYLAKMEEEISKTSEVMIVKSSANLEELEAAMKKAFQAQLQKADIHARFEIQKEQTKCREKLKALQHDLECKNLANMMYLICMERKKCSFEKVTTEKQFTQEIHELSGIIRDKDEEIARIKAERDKHKKEVELREEALLEIIKEFQKFINFALKSVPKQAEYLLSAEKLMVFELTDALSKVEVPKDRDDDHDRNYLWDKTPAISDSTGSSLKVKDGHDCLKQPEISESELSMGQFLPGFYYNDQLFVREDFRNMISQGITIKENNMLWTKHVQNVMDHLEQPCQSCMFNEKKDNNGKYIEKRKSIVSYQSSVHFSMKEKDKPSMMSMEKDKKLRRASLKPVEPEDIIQTIDFSHIGSEENRKTLISAKNSVEVLKESIIRRKSSLKSEDIEKVKLREEEMYTVDNLSEEKEIPPIDTESRLYIETRDSVIKTKVHQVIGSISDVRPLKEEHEPQRNTSKLTMTTDSVEVLKKRDSVLPSKQLRQDIKCALSDCNILNYKTSSEEAITKITEGRHPKEDDVEIEHIIEPPRRISIAFTGRSIIYEREEDDDLESKEEVQKFKKLPVKSKKTKTKSYRSKKISSNKDKPKSTIHTKVQREQEEKHGIIKTPKVIMGDSNMQFFNESDRQFTSNRIKSFVNILKDHPNLIRLFTSVTR